One Burkholderia gladioli genomic window, AGCCGTTTGTTGGTGCCGAAGGCATTGTAAATCCCGCCGCCCCTGCGGCAATCCCCTCAGTTGCTTGACCGATCACTGACGCGTAGTAGGCGTCCGTCGGCGAAGCGCCAGCAGCGTACATCAATCCGCCAAAGATTCCCGCAAGCGGGCTGCCCAGCATATTGTCCAAGGTTGCCGCTGCCTGGCTCGGCGCTGTATATGCCGGCTGCTGCGCATCAGTTGCAACCGTAACTCCATTGGCAACGGAAATGTTGTTGTCTGCCAGATAGGCGCGTGACTCCTGGTATGCACATGCCAGCGAGCCGGGCGACTCACACGCCGTGGCCAGCGTCTGGTCATTCGCGCTCGACGTCTGCATCAACGTCGCGACGGTGGTGCACGCGGAGGAATTTCCGCTATCGCATGCGGCCATGGCGGACTGAAGTTGCTGCGCCTGCGATTGCTGGCCCGGTAAGACCGTAACGTGGTTCAGCCAGTTATTCAGTGTCTCATTCTGAGCCGCCGTCACCGCGCCCTGTACATTGAACCCGAGAGAGCCGGCGACGCTGCCGCTCACCAGCGTTTCAATCGCCGTCAAGACCGCCGGCGGGATGTTGCCGTTCGCATCAATGATCGGGTTCAACCCAGCCGACACGGCCCCGCCAATGGCCCCACCCGCGCACCCCGTCCCCATCGCCGCCGAACTCGCACACCCCAAGGCAGCATGCGCGAGCCAATACCCAGGCGTCCCCGCCTCGACCAGCGATCCCGAGACACTCGCATCCCCGATCGCATTCGCGCCCGCGGCCGACACCTCGCTCACCAGCGAGCCCTTCAGCGCATCGAGGAAACTGCCGCCCCGAATCGCCGTCCCCACGCCCGCATCGATCACCCCGCCAGTCAGCATTGCCAGCCCGCGCGTGCCCAGGTCGACCGTCACCGCCGTGGTCGCCTGGTTGGTGACCGTACCGACCACCGGCTTCACGCCAGCCAGATTGGCGAGCGTCTGAGTTCCCGCACCGGCGGTAACAGGTTGCGTCGTGAAACCGAGTCCACTCTCGGCGCTATACGTGATGCCGTTCATCAACCCGGCCGTGATCGCCGCAATGGCCCCGGCCTCGAACGCACTACCCAGGTTCAGCTTGCCGGTGCCGACCAGTTGCCCGGCAGCACTCGACGCAATCCCGGCGATAGCCGAAGACAACACCACATTGCCCAGGCCGGCGCTCGCGGAGCCAGCCGCCGCGAACGTGCTGCCCGTCGTGGCGAGGGATCCGATCGCCGTCGAAGCCGCGCCATACGTCACGATCGAAGCCACCACGGCCATCACCAGCATGCCGAGCTGGTCCATCCCGAACGCTCCGCCTTCCTTCACGAAGTCGGTATGCAGCTGATCGGTCAGCGTCTGCTGCGTGAAGTTGCCGCCCAGTTGCTGCTGCAACGAAGCCAGCAGCGCCTGCGTGCCCGCCGCATCCACCGTGCCGTCCGGATTGAGCTGCTTCAGCGCGCCGCCGATCTGGTTCAGCGCCTCGACGTTCAGATCCATGTTGGCGGCGCTCATGAAGCCGCCCGGCTGCACCGTCGTGCCGGTGGTCTTCACATAACCGCCGTCCACCTTTTGCCAGATCTCGCCGACGTTGACCTGGTTGGCCTGGTTCGTCAGCGTCTGCGTATCGACGGAGAGCGTGCCCGAGGCGGTGATGCTGCCGGTGTTCAGCACACTGCCGTGGCCGTCCTGGTTGAAGCTCAGCGTCACGTCCTTGCCGACGATATTGCCGCCCGCCGACATCGCGCCGACATCCTTCGGCAGGTAAACCTGAGGCATCAGCGCCGTGATCGTCGGGCATTGGCCCGTTCCCGTCGCCGTGCAGGCGGGGTCGGGAAAGGTTTGCTCGACGTACCACAGCATCGGCCGATCCAACTGGTCGACCTGCGACTGCGTCAGCGCCTGCCCGAGCTGCAGGTCGTTCTGCTTCGCGTAGTCGATCGCGTTCTGGTACAGGTAGGCCTTCTCCTGCTCGACCACCGACACGCCGCTGGTGCTGTCGTAGCTGAGCCCGTCGACGAAGCTGGCCTTGCCGGTCTGCTGCAGGGCCGCCTGCTGCTGCAGCAGGTTCTCCTCCCGCGGGTTGTAGTAGAACACCGCCGGCCCGGATTTCAGGCTCGCCGGCAGGTTGTCGAGCAGGTCCTGCGCACCGAGCGAACCGATCGCCGAGCTGCCGAGCGAATCGTCGACATAAACGGCCTTGCCGGGCACCGGCGTCGGCAAGGTGCCGGTGCCGACCGTGCGCGGAATCGACAGGTTCAGCCCCGGCAGCGTGGACGGGCTCAGCGTGATCACGCGTTGCGGCGCGCTCACCGACGGCGTGTACACGTTCGGTTGCGTAATGCCGTTGATCAGCTTCTGCCCGCTCAGCGACACCGAGGTGCCGATCACGTTGCCGACGTTCTGGATCTGCCCATTCGAGACGATCGACAGGTTGGGCGCCTGGATGGTCGCAGCGATGTTGCCGACCGGCGTCGGCGGATCGATCTGCCCGCCGGTGCTCGTATAAGCGCTGCCATACAGCGCCTGGCACTGCTCGGGCGTGCCGCAGGCCCAGATATCGTG contains:
- a CDS encoding DUF637 domain-containing protein, which encodes MFSKDKRHDIWACGTPEQCQALYGSAYTSTGGQIDPPTPVGNIAATIQAPNLSIVSNGQIQNVGNVIGTSVSLSGQKLINGITQPNVYTPSVSAPQRVITLSPSTLPGLNLSIPRTVGTGTLPTPVPGKAVYVDDSLGSSAIGSLGAQDLLDNLPASLKSGPAVFYYNPREENLLQQQAALQQTGKASFVDGLSYDSTSGVSVVEQEKAYLYQNAIDYAKQNDLQLGQALTQSQVDQLDRPMLWYVEQTFPDPACTATGTGQCPTITALMPQVYLPKDVGAMSAGGNIVGKDVTLSFNQDGHGSVLNTGSITASGTLSVDTQTLTNQANQVNVGEIWQKVDGGYVKTTGTTVQPGGFMSAANMDLNVEALNQIGGALKQLNPDGTVDAAGTQALLASLQQQLGGNFTQQTLTDQLHTDFVKEGGAFGMDQLGMLVMAVVASIVTYGAASTAIGSLATTGSTFAAAGSASAGLGNVVLSSAIAGIASSAAGQLVGTGKLNLGSAFEAGAIAAITAGLMNGITYSAESGLGFTTQPVTAGAGTQTLANLAGVKPVVGTVTNQATTAVTVDLGTRGLAMLTGGVIDAGVGTAIRGGSFLDALKGSLVSEVSAAGANAIGDASVSGSLVEAGTPGYWLAHAALGCASSAAMGTGCAGGAIGGAVSAGLNPIIDANGNIPPAVLTAIETLVSGSVAGSLGFNVQGAVTAAQNETLNNWLNHVTVLPGQQSQAQQLQSAMAACDSGNSSACTTVATLMQTSSANDQTLATACESPGSLACAYQESRAYLADNNISVANGVTVATDAQQPAYTAPSQAAATLDNMLGSPLAGIFGGLMYAAGASPTDAYYASVIGQATEGIAAGAAGFTMPSAPTNGSSASTSRATNNAPLGLGSTGRAVPNNLQEQLALQQAMSNPAAGVQSPIPLGDSRWPAADGWVKMPQNVNGVEIHYVRNVNSGAVDDFKFK